From a region of the Pseudoxanthomonas sp. X-1 genome:
- a CDS encoding alpha/beta hydrolase — protein MLSSRLHRALGALIVGLALLTGAPAALAVTRQYTVSAPDGVALAVQESGDPDGAPVILIHGLLGSRLNWDKQLLDPQLQHHRLITYDLRGHGLSGKPNDAAAYTDGRRWADDLAAVIASTQARRPVLVGWSLGGAVISNYLAAYGDGAIAGAVYVDGVIELKPEQLVAHPEVYRDMVAPDLKTHLQGERAFLRLCFHRQPDADTFSLLLANAALASWEMQAAVPSMTVDAATGLSRAKIPVLLLYGARDALVKAEPSIARAKGLNPRIRSVLYAESGHAPFLEEPDRFNRDLLAFIRSAASASAGRD, from the coding sequence ATGCTTTCGTCCAGGCTTCACCGCGCGCTCGGCGCGCTGATCGTCGGGCTCGCGCTGCTGACTGGCGCGCCGGCCGCGCTCGCCGTCACCAGGCAGTACACCGTCTCCGCGCCGGATGGCGTCGCGTTGGCCGTGCAGGAGTCGGGCGATCCCGACGGCGCCCCGGTCATCCTCATCCACGGCCTGCTGGGCAGCCGGCTGAACTGGGACAAGCAACTGCTCGATCCCCAACTGCAGCACCATCGACTGATCACCTACGACCTGCGGGGACACGGCCTGTCCGGCAAGCCCAACGACGCCGCGGCCTACACGGACGGGCGCCGGTGGGCCGACGACCTGGCGGCGGTCATCGCGTCCACGCAGGCGCGCAGGCCGGTGCTCGTCGGCTGGTCGCTGGGCGGTGCCGTGATCTCGAACTACCTCGCCGCCTACGGCGACGGCGCCATCGCCGGCGCGGTCTATGTCGATGGCGTGATCGAGCTCAAGCCCGAGCAGCTCGTGGCGCATCCGGAGGTCTATCGCGACATGGTCGCCCCGGACCTGAAGACCCATCTGCAGGGCGAACGCGCCTTCCTGCGGCTGTGCTTCCACCGCCAGCCGGATGCGGACACCTTCTCGCTGCTGCTCGCCAATGCGGCGCTGGCGTCGTGGGAGATGCAAGCGGCCGTGCCGTCGATGACCGTCGACGCGGCCACCGGATTGAGCCGGGCCAAGATCCCGGTGCTGCTGCTCTACGGCGCGCGCGACGCGCTGGTGAAGGCCGAGCCGAGCATCGCGCGCGCCAAAGGGCTCAATCCGCGGATCCGCAGCGTGCTTTACGCCGAGTCCGGCCATGCGCCTTTCCTGGAAGAGCCGGACCGCTTCAATCGTGACCTGCTCGCGTTCATCCGCTCGGCCGCGTCCGCCTCGGCCGGTCGAGACTGA
- a CDS encoding polysaccharide deacetylase family protein has product MEPEATQHRATTRPYFRLGLLALSQVAALALWWLVGWPLGLAVLLFTHGAVLWSTFHPRSQLFCTALVRLPGAQPRVWLTIDDGPSDDTRPMLDLLDAHGAKATFFVVGERARARPELVREIVRRGHGLGNHSDSHPQAAFWRLGPVTLEREIAANQRSLAELAGAPPRWFRSVVGHTNPFIAPVLARHGLTRVAWSARGFDGVRCTPDQVLARIVPDLKPGAIVLLHEGAAHGHNVEILRRVLTGLEARGLSATLP; this is encoded by the coding sequence ATGGAGCCCGAAGCAACGCAGCATCGCGCCACGACCAGGCCCTACTTCAGGTTGGGGCTGCTGGCGCTGTCACAAGTGGCCGCGCTGGCGCTGTGGTGGCTGGTCGGCTGGCCGCTGGGCCTGGCCGTGCTGCTGTTCACCCATGGCGCCGTGCTGTGGTCCACCTTCCACCCGCGCTCGCAGCTGTTCTGCACGGCGCTGGTGCGCCTGCCAGGCGCGCAGCCCAGGGTCTGGCTGACCATCGACGACGGCCCCTCCGACGACACGCGGCCGATGCTGGACCTGCTCGATGCCCACGGCGCCAAGGCCACCTTCTTCGTGGTCGGCGAGCGCGCCCGCGCGCGACCGGAGCTGGTGCGCGAGATCGTCCGCCGCGGTCACGGTCTGGGCAACCACAGCGACAGCCATCCGCAGGCCGCGTTCTGGCGGCTGGGGCCGGTCACGCTCGAGCGCGAGATCGCCGCCAACCAGCGCAGCCTGGCCGAACTGGCCGGCGCACCACCGCGCTGGTTCCGCTCGGTGGTCGGCCACACCAATCCCTTCATCGCGCCGGTGCTCGCCCGCCACGGCCTGACCCGCGTGGCCTGGAGCGCGCGCGGCTTCGACGGCGTGCGCTGCACGCCAGACCAGGTGCTGGCGCGCATCGTCCCCGACCTCAAGCCCGGCGCCATCGTCCTGCTGCACGAGGGCGCCGCGCATGGCCACAACGTGGAGATCCTGCGGCGTGTGCTGACCGGGCTGGAAGCGCGCGGCCTGAGCGCGACGTTACCCTGA
- a CDS encoding MerR family transcriptional regulator encodes MPKARPQAALSIGELARETGASLRSIRHYDAHRLLSSVRAENGYRVFSALAVTQVRQIQRLIGAGFSLAEIREFPDCMRMIEGAAACSETTEVQRRRLASIERQIAELEQRRSRLRQMLEKGQQADRDPV; translated from the coding sequence ATGCCCAAGGCTCGTCCCCAAGCTGCCCTGTCCATCGGCGAACTGGCCCGCGAAACGGGCGCCAGCCTGCGTTCGATCCGGCACTACGACGCCCATCGGCTGCTGTCGTCGGTCCGTGCCGAGAACGGCTATCGCGTGTTCTCCGCCCTGGCCGTGACCCAGGTCAGGCAGATCCAGCGGCTGATCGGCGCAGGCTTCAGCCTGGCCGAGATCCGCGAGTTTCCCGATTGCATGCGGATGATCGAAGGCGCGGCAGCCTGCTCCGAGACGACCGAAGTGCAGCGCCGGCGGCTGGCCTCGATCGAGCGGCAGATCGCCGAACTCGAACAGCGACGCAGCCGGCTGCGCCAGATGCTGGAAAAGGGACAGCAGGCGGATCGCGACCCGGTCTAG
- a CDS encoding SGNH/GDSL hydrolase family protein has translation MAGVHPAAGTIAPHGLRYLALGDSYTIGEGVAASERWPVQLAHALRADGLGVDDPRIIATTGWTTDELQAAIDQAAPAPGFDLVTLLIGVNNQYRGRPLEEYLQQFQSLLEHAIALAGGRARRVVVLSIPDWGVTPFAAASGRDTARIATEIDAFNREARIACQRLQVAFVDVTTVSRQHGAEAAMLVADGLHPSGAMYRLWMQRAFPAARDALA, from the coding sequence ATGGCCGGCGTGCACCCGGCGGCGGGCACCATCGCCCCGCACGGCCTGCGCTATCTGGCGCTGGGCGATTCCTACACCATCGGCGAAGGCGTGGCTGCCAGCGAACGCTGGCCGGTGCAGCTCGCCCATGCGCTGCGCGCCGACGGGCTGGGCGTGGACGATCCGCGGATCATCGCCACCACCGGCTGGACGACCGACGAACTGCAGGCCGCGATCGACCAGGCCGCGCCAGCGCCCGGCTTCGACCTGGTCACGCTGCTGATCGGGGTCAACAACCAGTACCGCGGCCGGCCGCTGGAGGAGTACCTGCAGCAGTTCCAGAGCCTGCTGGAGCACGCCATCGCGCTGGCCGGCGGGCGCGCGCGGCGCGTGGTGGTGCTGTCGATTCCGGACTGGGGCGTGACCCCGTTCGCGGCCGCTTCCGGACGCGATACGGCGCGGATCGCGACGGAGATCGACGCGTTCAACCGCGAGGCGCGCATCGCCTGCCAGCGCCTGCAGGTGGCGTTCGTGGATGTCACCACCGTCAGTCGCCAGCACGGGGCCGAAGCTGCGATGCTGGTGGCCGACGGCCTGCATCCCTCCGGCGCCATGTATCGGCTGTGGATGCAGCGCGCGTTTCCCGCAGCCCGCGATGCGCTAGCCTAA
- a CDS encoding class I SAM-dependent methyltransferase has translation MPPQQALAIARAFLPRRPWGNRHDYYYTRIKLRTDPLYPGVLAALRDAPGPVLDLGCGLGLLAHALRADGQPRRYHGVDIDADKIARAGLIARRNGLHDTRFEVVDLAARWPEHRGNVCILDMLQYLPAHVQGGMLEHAARMLAPDSKLVIRSALGDDSGRGRTSRVTDLMAHFTGWMQEVPKRYPTRESLEHHLANAGLTATFAPLYGNTPFNNWLIVAQRA, from the coding sequence ATGCCCCCCCAGCAAGCGCTGGCCATCGCCCGCGCCTTTCTGCCGCGCCGGCCCTGGGGCAACCGGCACGACTACTACTACACGCGCATCAAGCTGCGCACCGACCCGCTCTATCCCGGCGTGCTGGCCGCGCTGCGCGATGCGCCCGGCCCGGTGCTCGATCTGGGCTGCGGCCTGGGGCTGCTGGCGCACGCGCTGCGCGCCGATGGCCAGCCGCGCCGCTACCACGGCGTGGACATCGACGCGGACAAGATCGCGCGCGCCGGCCTGATCGCGCGCCGCAACGGGCTGCACGACACCCGCTTCGAAGTGGTCGACCTGGCCGCGCGCTGGCCCGAGCATCGCGGCAACGTCTGCATCCTGGACATGCTGCAGTACCTGCCCGCGCACGTGCAGGGCGGCATGCTGGAGCATGCCGCGCGCATGCTCGCGCCGGACAGCAAGCTGGTGATCCGCAGCGCGCTGGGCGATGACAGCGGCCGCGGCCGCACCTCCAGGGTCACCGACCTGATGGCGCACTTCACCGGTTGGATGCAGGAAGTGCCCAAGCGCTATCCCACCCGTGAGAGCCTCGAACACCACCTCGCCAACGCCGGCCTGACCGCCACCTTCGCCCCCCTGTACGGCAACACGCCGTTCAACAACTGGCTGATCGTGGCCCAGCGCGCGTGA
- the rsgA gene encoding ribosome small subunit-dependent GTPase A, whose protein sequence is MTDAVFDDADLRRIGWPWPGAPEDPAWQALTRAHPGARPARVIEQHRSGYVVAGGPRAEQTLRPESLPDWQRPRFPAHERPAVGDWVLVEEDKRIVALLPRRTAIKRAAAGEHYHQQVIAANIDVVFIVCGLDADFNPRRIERYLMLVGGGGVQPVVVLTKADRTEYADDALEVLADLAAQEVPLRTVNAKDPASVAQLHGWLGPGRTAVLVGSSGAGKSTLTNTLLGVEKMKTSAVRETDSRGRHTTTHRALIPLPSGACLIDTPGMRELKPTGEEDLAESGFADIEALAAQCRFRNCAHQGEPGCAVQAAIEAGELDPGRLANYLKLQEEVTTAAAKLAKRVAEQQGKTGRRPTGKPPRR, encoded by the coding sequence ATGACCGATGCTGTCTTCGACGATGCCGACCTGCGGCGGATTGGCTGGCCCTGGCCCGGCGCGCCCGAGGACCCGGCGTGGCAGGCGCTGACCCGGGCCCATCCCGGCGCCCGCCCGGCGCGGGTGATCGAGCAGCATCGCTCGGGCTACGTGGTCGCCGGCGGGCCGCGGGCCGAGCAGACGCTGCGGCCCGAGTCCCTGCCGGACTGGCAGCGACCGCGCTTTCCCGCGCACGAGCGCCCCGCCGTGGGCGACTGGGTCCTGGTGGAGGAAGACAAGCGCATCGTCGCCCTGCTGCCGCGGCGCACGGCGATCAAGCGTGCCGCCGCCGGCGAGCACTACCACCAGCAGGTGATCGCGGCCAACATCGATGTGGTCTTCATCGTCTGCGGGCTGGACGCCGACTTCAATCCGCGCCGGATCGAGCGCTATCTGATGCTGGTCGGCGGCGGTGGCGTGCAGCCGGTGGTGGTGCTGACCAAGGCCGACCGCACCGAGTACGCCGACGACGCGCTCGAGGTGCTCGCCGATCTGGCCGCGCAGGAGGTGCCGCTGCGCACGGTCAACGCCAAGGATCCCGCCAGCGTCGCGCAGCTGCATGGCTGGCTGGGGCCCGGCCGCACGGCGGTGCTGGTGGGCTCTTCCGGCGCGGGCAAGTCCACGCTCACCAACACGCTGCTGGGCGTGGAGAAGATGAAGACCAGCGCGGTGCGCGAGACCGATTCGCGCGGCCGCCACACCACCACGCATCGCGCGTTGATCCCGCTGCCTTCCGGCGCCTGCCTGATCGACACCCCCGGCATGCGCGAGCTCAAGCCCACCGGCGAGGAAGACCTGGCCGAAAGCGGCTTCGCCGACATCGAGGCGCTGGCCGCGCAGTGCCGGTTCCGCAACTGCGCCCATCAGGGCGAACCGGGCTGCGCGGTGCAGGCGGCGATCGAGGCCGGCGAGCTCGATCCCGGCCGGCTGGCCAATTACCTGAAGCTGCAGGAAGAGGTGACCACCGCCGCGGCCAAGCTGGCCAAGCGCGTGGCCGAGCAGCAGGGCAAGACAGGGCGGCGCCCCACCGGGAAGCCGCCCCGCCGCTAG
- a CDS encoding DegV family protein codes for MRIGIVVDSACDLPADFIRQHNLIVLPITVRIGDAVLADHRDEEATLAFLRAHVAERGHEAETTPFSVAQIRDLFLQQLVIDYDHVFCLTISRQRSQIHDNAMQASFAILNDYKAIRHAAGHTSPFALRVIDTLNVFAGQGVAAIEAVRLREAGEGVARIRTTLEALAENTYGYMIPRDLYYLRARARTKGDRSVGLLSAALGSALDIKPVLRAYRGVTEPVAKLKGFEPSAQKLFEFTGQKVREGLLTPVVNLGYGGELAELHALPGYARLRETCAEHGVQLYESVMSLTGMVNVGKGALGVGFAAPPHTFAA; via the coding sequence ATGCGGATCGGGATCGTGGTGGACTCGGCGTGCGACCTGCCTGCCGACTTCATTCGCCAGCACAACCTCATCGTCCTGCCGATCACCGTGCGCATCGGCGACGCCGTGCTGGCCGACCATCGTGACGAGGAGGCCACGCTGGCGTTCCTGCGTGCGCACGTGGCCGAGCGTGGCCACGAAGCGGAGACCACGCCGTTCTCGGTGGCGCAGATCCGCGACCTGTTCCTGCAGCAGCTGGTGATCGACTACGACCACGTGTTCTGCCTGACCATCTCGCGCCAGCGCAGCCAGATCCACGACAACGCGATGCAGGCGAGCTTCGCGATCCTCAACGACTACAAGGCCATCCGCCACGCGGCCGGGCATACCTCGCCCTTCGCGCTGCGCGTGATCGACACGCTCAACGTGTTCGCCGGCCAGGGCGTCGCCGCGATCGAGGCCGTGCGCCTGCGCGAGGCGGGCGAAGGGGTCGCCAGGATCCGCACCACGCTGGAGGCGCTGGCCGAGAACACCTACGGCTACATGATCCCGCGCGACCTCTACTACCTGCGCGCCCGCGCCCGCACCAAGGGCGACCGCAGCGTGGGCCTGCTCAGCGCGGCGCTGGGCAGCGCGCTGGACATCAAGCCGGTGCTGCGCGCCTATCGTGGCGTGACCGAGCCGGTGGCCAAGCTCAAGGGCTTCGAACCCTCGGCGCAGAAGCTGTTCGAGTTCACCGGGCAGAAGGTGCGCGAGGGCCTGCTGACACCGGTGGTCAACCTGGGCTACGGCGGCGAGCTGGCCGAACTGCACGCCCTGCCCGGCTACGCGCGGCTGCGCGAGACCTGCGCGGAACACGGCGTCCAGCTGTACGAATCGGTGATGAGCCTGACCGGCATGGTCAATGTGGGCAAGGGCGCGCTGGGCGTGGGCTTCGCCGCGCCGCCGCACACCTTCGCGGCCTGA
- the grxD gene encoding Grx4 family monothiol glutaredoxin produces MSLDPALRSRIDSLLQSNRVVLFMKGQPTMPQCGFSAKAVGALSTLGVDYAHVNVLADQEIREGIKVYGDWPTIPQLYVDGELVGGSDIIEQMTNSGELAALLGVAAPDRTPPSITVTPAAAEMLANAVADAGGSAALVLAIDAQFQPNFQLGPFDANAIAAESNGVRIQFDLASARRAEGITIDWVDDIRGKGLAIDNPNAPRPVNQLSVTEAAAKVAAGELLLVDVRPADERAIASVNVPFKTFDGNGRAELEALPKDTQIAFLCHAGGRSHQAAEQFRVLGFSNVHNVAGGIEAWSNEVDPSVPRY; encoded by the coding sequence ATGTCCCTCGATCCCGCCCTGCGTTCGCGCATCGATTCCCTGCTGCAGTCCAACCGCGTGGTGCTGTTCATGAAGGGCCAGCCGACCATGCCGCAGTGCGGTTTCTCGGCCAAGGCGGTCGGCGCGCTGTCCACGCTGGGCGTGGACTACGCCCACGTCAATGTGCTGGCCGACCAGGAGATCCGCGAGGGCATCAAGGTCTACGGCGACTGGCCGACGATCCCGCAGCTGTACGTCGATGGCGAACTGGTCGGCGGCAGCGACATCATCGAGCAGATGACCAACTCCGGCGAACTGGCCGCGCTGCTGGGCGTGGCCGCGCCCGACCGCACGCCGCCGTCGATCACCGTGACCCCGGCCGCGGCCGAGATGCTGGCCAATGCCGTGGCCGACGCCGGCGGCAGCGCCGCGCTGGTGCTGGCCATCGATGCGCAGTTCCAGCCCAACTTCCAGCTGGGGCCGTTCGACGCCAACGCCATCGCTGCCGAGTCCAACGGCGTGCGCATCCAGTTCGACCTGGCCAGCGCGCGCCGCGCCGAGGGCATCACCATCGACTGGGTCGACGACATCCGCGGCAAGGGCCTGGCCATCGACAACCCGAACGCACCGCGCCCAGTCAATCAGTTGTCGGTGACCGAGGCGGCCGCCAAGGTCGCCGCCGGCGAGCTGCTGCTGGTGGATGTGCGGCCGGCCGACGAGCGCGCCATCGCCTCGGTCAACGTGCCGTTCAAGACCTTCGACGGCAACGGCCGCGCCGAGCTGGAGGCCCTGCCCAAGGACACGCAGATCGCGTTCCTGTGCCATGCCGGCGGACGCAGCCACCAGGCTGCCGAGCAGTTCCGCGTGCTCGGGTTCTCCAACGTGCACAACGTGGCCGGCGGCATCGAGGCCTGGTCCAACGAAGTCGATCCGAGCGTGCCGCGCTACTGA
- a CDS encoding LysR family transcriptional regulator gives MPANVTPRFSYKSDRLKPLRAFCQVVRLGSVSRAAEALFVSQPAISLQLQALEREYGTRLFERSGRRLTPTREGQLLYEMAQPLVEGVDSLASDFRHKVSGLDAGELNIAANSSTILYLLPRIVDAFRREHPEVRLTLHNAISADGTDLLRQDAVDLAVGSMVDVAADLSYEPVYRFEPMLITPHDHPLAKKDKVTLEDISPYGLILPPRRQITYRLVDLTFQQARVPYTVALEVGGWEVIKQYVAMGMGLSIVSSICLGEADRGRITARSLSAYFPSRSYGVVVRKGKYLSPQARAFIALIRPDLFHPRDHDESGHSER, from the coding sequence ATGCCAGCGAACGTAACCCCTCGTTTTTCCTACAAATCCGATCGGCTCAAACCGCTGCGCGCGTTCTGCCAGGTGGTGCGATTGGGCTCGGTTTCGCGGGCGGCGGAGGCCTTGTTCGTCAGCCAGCCGGCCATTTCGCTGCAGCTGCAGGCATTGGAACGGGAGTACGGGACGCGGCTGTTCGAGCGCAGCGGACGGCGCCTGACCCCCACCCGCGAGGGCCAGCTGCTGTACGAGATGGCCCAGCCGCTGGTCGAAGGGGTGGATTCGCTGGCCTCGGATTTCCGCCACAAGGTCAGCGGGCTGGACGCGGGCGAGCTGAACATCGCCGCCAACAGCTCGACCATCCTCTACCTGCTGCCGCGGATCGTGGACGCCTTCCGCCGCGAGCACCCCGAGGTGCGCCTGACCCTGCACAACGCCATCAGCGCCGACGGCACCGACCTGCTGCGCCAGGACGCGGTGGACCTGGCGGTGGGCTCGATGGTCGACGTCGCGGCCGACCTCAGCTACGAGCCGGTCTACCGCTTTGAGCCGATGCTGATCACCCCGCACGACCACCCGCTGGCGAAGAAGGACAAGGTGACCCTGGAGGACATCTCGCCCTACGGCCTGATCCTGCCGCCGCGCCGGCAGATCACCTACCGGCTGGTGGACCTGACCTTCCAGCAGGCGCGCGTGCCGTACACCGTGGCACTGGAGGTGGGCGGCTGGGAGGTCATCAAGCAGTACGTGGCCATGGGCATGGGCCTGTCGATCGTCAGCTCGATCTGCCTGGGCGAGGCCGACCGCGGCCGCATCACCGCGCGCTCGCTGAGCGCGTACTTCCCCTCGCGCAGCTATGGCGTGGTGGTGCGCAAGGGCAAGTACCTCTCGCCGCAGGCGCGGGCCTTCATCGCGCTGATCCGGCCGGACCTGTTCCACCCGCGCGACCACGACGAGAGCGGGCATTCGGAGCGCTGA
- a CDS encoding pyridoxal phosphate-dependent aminotransferase → MSSAPLKPLAIRERLSEVRYEIRGELARRARELEAQGRKLIKLNIGNPGAFGFRAPEHLQHAIADDMGRTDPYTHQQGLPAAREAVAAYYARRNTPDAHPDRVFIGNGVSELIDLSLRALLNPGDEVLVPSPDYPLWSAATILNDGRPVYYQCDAANGFLPDPSEIETLVSSRTRAIVLINPNNPTGATYPRELLKRIVAIAAKHQLLLMVDEIYDQILYDGATFEPLAPLAGEVPCITFSGLSKVHRACGWRVGWALLSGDAQRITPLQHAMDLLGALRLCANVPGQYAVEAAINGPDTISALTAPGGRLYETRRAVVEACTASEHLKLCAPAGALYAFPAVVGDAAKGFDDYAFALELMEDEGVLVVPGSSFNVPYRNHFRVTLLPDAVAMREVFTRIDRALAKRAEAANKVVPLKPRSRPAAA, encoded by the coding sequence ATGTCCTCCGCTCCCCTCAAGCCCCTCGCCATCCGTGAACGCCTGTCCGAAGTCCGCTACGAGATCCGTGGCGAGCTGGCCCGGCGAGCCCGCGAGCTGGAGGCCCAGGGTCGCAAGCTGATCAAGCTCAACATCGGCAACCCCGGCGCGTTCGGTTTCCGCGCGCCCGAGCATCTGCAGCACGCGATCGCCGACGACATGGGCCGCACCGACCCCTACACCCACCAGCAGGGCCTGCCGGCAGCGCGCGAGGCGGTGGCCGCCTACTACGCGCGCCGCAACACGCCCGACGCGCATCCTGACCGGGTGTTCATCGGCAACGGCGTGTCCGAGCTGATCGACCTGTCGCTGCGCGCGCTGCTCAACCCGGGCGACGAAGTGCTGGTGCCCTCGCCCGACTACCCGCTGTGGTCGGCCGCCACCATCCTCAACGACGGCCGCCCGGTGTACTACCAGTGCGATGCGGCCAACGGCTTCCTGCCCGATCCGTCGGAGATCGAGACGCTGGTGTCCAGCCGCACCCGCGCCATCGTGCTGATCAACCCCAACAATCCCACCGGCGCCACCTATCCGCGCGAGCTGCTCAAGCGCATCGTCGCCATCGCCGCCAAGCACCAGCTGCTGCTGATGGTCGACGAGATCTACGACCAGATCCTCTACGACGGGGCGACGTTCGAACCGCTGGCGCCGCTGGCCGGCGAGGTGCCGTGCATCACCTTCTCCGGCCTGTCCAAGGTGCACCGTGCCTGCGGCTGGCGCGTGGGCTGGGCGCTGCTGTCCGGCGACGCGCAGCGCATCACCCCGCTGCAGCACGCCATGGACCTGCTGGGTGCGCTGCGCCTGTGCGCCAACGTGCCGGGCCAGTACGCGGTGGAAGCGGCCATCAACGGTCCGGACACCATCAGCGCGCTCACCGCGCCGGGCGGCCGCCTGTACGAGACCCGCCGCGCGGTGGTCGAGGCCTGCACGGCCAGCGAGCACCTCAAGCTGTGCGCGCCGGCCGGCGCGCTGTATGCGTTCCCCGCGGTGGTGGGCGATGCGGCCAAGGGCTTCGACGACTACGCCTTCGCGCTGGAACTGATGGAGGACGAGGGCGTGCTGGTGGTGCCGGGTTCGAGCTTCAACGTGCCCTACCGCAACCATTTCCGCGTCACCCTGCTGCCCGATGCGGTGGCCATGCGCGAGGTGTTCACACGCATCGACCGTGCGCTGGCCAAGCGCGCGGAGGCGGCCAACAAGGTGGTGCCGCTCAAGCCCAGGTCGCGCCCGGCCGCGGCCTGA
- a CDS encoding DUF924 family protein, translated as MAVKRKPKPSRQQEVVEFWRQAGPERWFAKNESFDANFRTQFLADHHAAARGEHQDWLHSAEGALALLVLLDQFPRNAWRDSGHAFATDGLALAYAARALDAGHDQATEPALRPFFYLPFNHAEDAALQARAVALFESLGDGQHLAFARQHQAVIARFGRFPHRNAALGRTSTPEEQAWLDAGGGF; from the coding sequence ATGGCGGTAAAGCGCAAGCCCAAGCCGAGCCGGCAGCAGGAGGTGGTCGAGTTCTGGCGCCAGGCGGGGCCGGAGCGCTGGTTCGCGAAGAACGAATCGTTCGACGCCAACTTCCGCACCCAGTTCCTCGCCGACCACCATGCCGCCGCCCGCGGCGAGCACCAGGACTGGCTGCACAGCGCCGAAGGCGCGTTGGCGCTGCTGGTCCTGCTGGACCAGTTCCCGCGCAACGCCTGGCGCGACAGCGGCCACGCCTTTGCCACCGATGGCCTGGCGCTGGCCTACGCCGCGCGTGCCCTGGACGCCGGCCATGATCAGGCCACCGAGCCGGCGCTGCGGCCGTTCTTCTATCTGCCCTTCAACCATGCCGAGGATGCCGCGCTGCAAGCGCGCGCGGTGGCGCTGTTCGAGTCGCTGGGCGATGGCCAGCACCTGGCGTTCGCGCGGCAGCATCAGGCCGTGATCGCGCGCTTCGGCCGGTTCCCGCATCGCAATGCCGCGCTGGGCCGCACCAGCACCCCCGAGGAGCAGGCCTGGCTGGACGCGGGCGGCGGCTTCTAG